A stretch of Colletotrichum lupini chromosome 2, complete sequence DNA encodes these proteins:
- a CDS encoding FAD binding domain-containing protein, which yields MPEEYDVLICGSGSAGLCAAVWLARCGINFKILERREGPLKQGQADGVQVRTVEILEHLGLSEDVLKEAYHVLELAFWSPDGKGGIRRSHLEPDTEPGLSHLPHVILNQARINEILIEDIVKSSGKSHIQYGSDIREVAVDSEAAGNPDARCVTVKTIENGVERTYHAKYALGCDGAHSAVRKSLGFKMVGDSSDVVWAVMDIYPRTDFPDIRKKSVIQSDSGNLVIIPREGDEMVRFYMEMPVSTPGEVTPERVKERIDGIFKPYQVEIAETSWFSAYSIGQRLADHFTKDHRVFLTGDACHTHSPKAGQGMNVSLQDGYNIGWKLAAVLRKHVHPSILETYVSERHQTAKGLIDFDRQFAKMFSSAYRKENGYTTEDFQDYFIKSGRYTAGLATQYQPSMLVRLGHKDSLASGVSVGMRFQSAQVVRFSDAKAMQLSHALRADSRWSLVVFPGDILQAQAAKCLFQVAKSLEVSMKQLPTLQNDIHSFLNLVLVLNSDRRKLEDRHIPRLFTPNAGRWGVKCLQNVFVDDVSYHAGHGEAYVKYGIDPEVGAMVLVRPDQYVAGTFDFATVEDIFEFFKGFTTHATNGFHQ from the exons ATGCCTGAAGAGTACGACGTTCTTATCTGCGGCAGCGGCTCAGCTGGTCTCTGCGCAGCAGTCTGGCTAGCCCGATGCGGCATCAACTTCAAGATCCTTGAGCGGCGCGAAGGTCCCCTCAAGCAAGGTCAGGCAGACGGTGTTCAAGTTCGCACAGTCGAAATCCTTGAACACCTAGGCCTCTCCGAGGACGTCTTGAAGGAAGCTTACCACGTTCTCGAACTTGCGTTCTGGTCGCCCGACGGCAAGGGCGGGATTCGCAGGTCACATCTCGAGCCAGACACCGAGCCTGGTCTTAGCCATCTACCCCATGTGATTCTGAACCAGGCACGCATCAATGAGATTTTGATCGAGGATATTGTGAAGTCTTCTGGTAAATCACACATCCAGTATGGAAGTGATATACGTGAAGTTGCTGTCGATAGTGAAGCTGCGGGAAATCCAGATGCCCGTTGCGTGACTGTGAAGACAATTGAGAATGGCGTTGAGCGCACGTATCATGCCAAGTATGCTTTG GGATGCGACGGAGCCCATAGTGCGGTCAGAAAGTCCCTTGGCTTCAAGATGGTGGGCGACAGCAGTGACGTGGTCTGGGCTGTCATGGACATCTACCCCAGGACCGACTTTCCCGATATCCGGAAGAAAAGCGTCATTCAGTCTGACTCGGGCAATTTGGTCATCATTCCACGAGAGGGCGACGAGATGGTCAGGTTCTACATGGAAATGCCAGTCTCGACTCCAGGGGAAGTCACACCTGAGAGAGTCAAAGAGCGCATCGATGGCATTTTCAAGCCTTACCAAGTCGAAATAGCCGAGACATCCTGGTTCTCTGCATACTCCATCGGGCAACGGCTTGCGGACCATTTCACAAAAGATCATCGAGTTTTCCTTACTGGCGACGCCTGCCACACACATTCGCCTAAGGCTGGACAAGGAATGAATGTCAGTCTTCAAGATGGGTACAACATTGGATGGAAACTCGCCGCAGTCCTCCGAAAGCACGTCCATCCCTCGATATTGGAGACGTACGTCTCTGAACGCCACCAGACCGCCAAGGGCCTCATCGACTTTGACAGGCAATTTGCAAAGATGTTTTCTTCGGCGTACCGGAAAGAAAATGGGTACACTACTGAAGACTTCCAAGATTACTTCATCAAATCGGGGAGATACACTGCTGGTCTGGCCACGCAATATCAGCCGTCAATGCTCGTGAGGCTTGGTCACAAGGATAGCCTGGCGTCTGGTGTCAGCGTGGGAATGAGGTTCCAAAGCGCGCAAGTCGTTCGGTTCTCTGATGCCAAAGCGATGCAACTTTCGCATGCTCTACGCGCGGACTCGAGATGGTCTTTGGTCGTCTTCCCTGGCGATATTTTGCAGGCTCAAGCAGCGAAATGCTTATTCCAG GTCGCAAAATCGCTAGAAGTATCGATGAAACAGCTTCCGACACTTCAAAATGATATCCACAGCTTCTTGAATCTGGTTTTGGTGCTCAATTCTGACCGACGAAAATTGGAAGATCGTCATATACCACGGCTGTTTACCCCTAACGCAGGAAGGTGGGGGGTCAAGT GCCTGCAAAATGTTTTCGTTGATGATGTCAGTTACCATGCAGGCCACGGAGAAGCATATGTAAAATATGGCATTGACCCGGAGGTTGGCGCGATGGTGCTCGTCCGACCAGATCAGT ATGTTGCTGGCACATTCGACTTTGCAACCGTCGAGGATATCTTTGAATTTTTCAAAGGCTTCACGACGCACGCAACGAATGGATTCCACCAATAA
- a CDS encoding sodium symporter family protein codes for MDSTPVLHQGWGYGLMTGLGVLFAVFMIIITWALKRYNYELQTSEMFTAAGRSLKSGLVASSVLSTWTWAATLLQSTAVAYKYGVSGPVWYASGATVQIILFATLAIELKRRAPNAHTFLEVVKARYGPVTHGVYIVFCCFCNVLVTAMLLTGGSAVIQNLTGAPVAASVFLFPIGVVVYTLFGGIKATFITDYINGLVILIIIFIFAFTVYSTNHLLGSPGRVWEILTELAVERPLTGNSGGSYLTMRSQGGIEFFIINLCGNFGTVFLDNGYYNKAIAASPIDALPGYVMGGISWFAVPWLTATTMGLAGLALEKYDIWPTYPNRLAAADVDAGLVLPTAAVALLGKGGAVATLILAFMAIMSTYSSELISVSSICTYDIYKTYFNTNATGKQLMRINYIGMGVFALVMAGFATGLNYVGISMGYLYLMMGVIISSAVLPAALTLLWDGQSWAAATFSPIIGFALSMTAWLVTTKIKYGELSVTNTGANEPMLAGNLTSLLSPIVIIPLLTFIPPFKPQQYDWQSMLNIRQADDHELVDAAHMDVENPPEERARALQSDPDEQVKLEKAAKTARWLTVGVTLVLLILWPMPLYGTGYVFGKSFFTGWVVVGITWLFASVVMVVFLPIFESRSTIVRTTRMMIKDLFGLRGKGKPVSEGMSPGSSTPPELTEKATSKA; via the exons ATGGACTCGACACCAGTTCTGCACCAAGGATGGGG CTATGGACTCATGACTGGACTGGGTGTTCTTTTTGC CGTGTTCATGATCATCATCACTTGGGCACTCAAAAGATACAACTATGAGCTTCAGACATCCGAGATGTTTACGGCAGCTGGGCGGTCACTAAAATCGGGATTG GTCGCCTCATCGGTCCTTTCAACTTGGACATGGGCCGCGACTCTGCTGCAAAGCACAGCCGTGGCCTATAAATA CGGTGTTTCAGGGCCCGTATGGTATGCCTCTGGGGCCACTGTCCAAATCATCCTGTTTGCCACGCTCGCTATTGAGCTGAAGAGACGTGCTCCCAATGCGCACACAT TCCTAGAAGTCGTGAAAGCTCGATATGGCCCGGTCACACACGGCGTGTATATCGTTTTCTGTTGCTTCTGCAATGTCCTAG TGACGGCGATGCTCCTCACTGGTGGATCTGCGGTTATACAGAACTTGACTGGCGCCCCCGTAGCAGCTTCCGTATTCTTGTTTCCGATCG GTGTGGTTGTTTACACCCTTTTCGGCGGAATCAAAGCAACCTTTATCACAGACTACATCAACGGCCTAGTCATCCTCATCATCATCTTCATCTTTGCTTTCACAGTCTACTCAACAAATCATCTCCTAGGCTCCCCCGGGCGAGTGTGGGAAATCCTAACTGAACTTGCAGTTGAGCGCCCCTTGACAGGAAACTCTGGAGGCAGCTACTTGACAATGCGCTCCCAAGGAGGAA TTGAGTTCTTCATCATCAATCTCTGCGGCAACTTCGGTACAGTGTTTTTGGACAATGGTTACTACAACAAGGCAATTGCAGCAAGTCCGATTGATGCCCTTCCGGGTTATGTCATGGG CGGAATCAGTTGGTTTGCCGTTCCTTGGCTCACAGCGACAACTATGGGTCTCGCCGGTCTCGCCCTAGAAAAGTACGATATATGGCCGACATACCCGAACCGTCTAGCCGCTGCGGACGTTGATGCTGGATTGGTGCTACCCACCGCCGCCGTAGCTCTGCTTGGAAAGGGTGGAGCGGTTGCAACTCTCATACTAGCC TTCATGGCTATCATGAGCACTTACTCGTCTGAGCTCATCTCTGTGTCGTCCATCTGCACCTACGATATCTACAAGACCTACTTCAACACCAACGCTACCGGCAAGCAGCTTATGCGGATCAACTACATCGGCATGGGCGTCTTTGCTCTTGTCATGGCTGGGTTCGCAACTGGCCTCAACTACGTAGGTATCTCCATGGGTTACTTGTACCTCATGATGGGTGTCATCATTTCTTCCGCCGTCTTGCCAGCTGCTCTCACTCTTCTCTGGGATGGACAGTCTTGGGCCGCCGCCACCTTCAGTCCAATCATCGGATTCGCCCTTTCGATGACGGCATGGCTCGTCACAACGAAGATTAAGTACGGCGAATTGAGTGTTACGAACACCGGTGCAAACGAGCCGATGTTAGCCGGAAACTTGACATCGCTCCTTTCACCAATTGTCATCATCCCACTTTTGACTTTTATCCCACCTTTCAAGCCCCAGCAGTACGACTGGCAGAGTATGCTCAACATCCGACAAGCGGACGATCATGAGCTCGTTGACGCTGCTCATATGGATGTTGAAAACCCTCCCGAAGAGAGGGCGAGGGCACTGCAGAGTGATCCTGACGAGCAGGTCAAGCTCGAAAAAGCAGCCAAGACTGCTCGCTGGCTGACTGTTGGTGTGACACTCGTTCTGCTCATTCTGTGGCCGATGCCGTTATATGGCACTGGCTATGTATTTGGAAAATCT TTCTTCACCGGCTGGGTCGTTGTAGGAATCACTTGGCTATTCGCCTCTGTTGTCATGGTTGTCTTCTTGCCGATCTTCGAATCTCGGAGCACGATTGTGCGAACTACTCGCATGATGATCAAGGACCTCTTCGGCCTGAGAGGCAAGGGAAAGCCCGTCAGTGAGGGCATGTCGCCTGGCTCAAGTACCCCACCGGAGCTCACGGAGAAGGCAACGTCCAAGGCATAA
- a CDS encoding NCS1 nucleoside transporter codes for MADNLESQRDRRGDEKQATTENLGADAQAASATGRSSKGLVRRVLMAGRVEEGGIEPIPREVRTNTKYFNAFTIWCSINTNILAITFGMLGPVSFGLGLRDSALVILFFNLLSTLAPAFLSTLGPKTGMRQMIQARFSFGYYFVYIPVVLNLATLTGFCVIICVVGGQCLSAVSEGDLSTSVGIVLIGIAALLISFCGFNVLHFYEGYAWMPALVAIIIAVGCGGQQLQKQAPFEPATAAGVLSFGGVIASYMIPWACIASDLTTYFDPTGRTASHRIFAYSYLGLVVPTILLMTLGAAIGGAMSNIPEWQIGFDSTLVGGVLGAMLSPAGGFGKFILVVLAFTLLANISGTMYAITLNFQTLIPSFRLPRYIFSVIVTAIIIPIAVKAAHDFFLSLENFIALIGYWSASFVGIVVTEHFVFRRGDSKLYEVAVWDVPSKLPLGIAAIGAAVLSFGLVVPCIAQVWFTGPIAVSTGDIGFEIAFFLSAVLYVPLRYAEKHYAGR; via the exons ATGGCAGACAACTTGGAGAGCCAGCGTGACCGGCGCGGCGATGAAAAGCAGGCAACGACAGAGAACCTTGGTGCAGATGCACAAGCAGCTTCGGCTACAGGCCGGAGCAGCAAAGGTCTGGTGCGGAGAGTGTTGATGGCTGGGCGGGTCGAAGAAGGCGGCATCGAGCCTATCCCAAGAGAAGTTCGGACGAACACCAAGTACTTCAATGCTTTCACGATCTGGTGCTCTATCAACACCAACATTTTGGC TATCACGTTCGGCATGCTGGGCCCGGTCTCTTTCGGCCTTGGCCTCCGAGATTCGGCGCTCGTCATTCTCTTCTTCAATTTGCTGTCAACGCTGGCACCAGCATTCTTGTCGACGTTGGGCCCGAAGACTGGCATGCGACAGATGATTCAAGCTCGGTTTAGTTTTGG ATACTACTTCGTATACATCCCTGTCGTGCTCAACCTCGCTACCCTCACCGGCTTCTGCGTCATCATTTGTGTCGTTGGTGGGCAGTGCCTTTCAGCAGTGTCCGAAGGCGACCTTTCGACTTCCGTTGGCATCGTCTTGATCGGCATCGCGGCTCTGCTGATCTCTTTCTGTGGCTTCAACGTGCTGCACTTCTATGAGGGGTACGCATGGATGCCAGCTCTCGTAGCCATTATCATCGCGGTTGGATGTGGCGGACAGCAGCTGCAAAAGCAAGCCCCCTTTGAGCCGGCAACGGCTGCGGGAGTCCTTAGCTTCGGTGGTGTCATCGCTTCGTACATGATCCCATGGGCCTGCATCGCATCTGATCTGACAACATACTTTGACCCTACTGGCCGGACGGCCTC ACACCGCATCTTTGCCTACAGCTACTTGGGGTTGGTTGTGCCCACGATCTTGCTTATGACTCTCGGCGCGGCTATCGGTGGTGCTATGAGCAACATCCCCGAGTGGCAAATCGGCTTCGATAGCACCTTGGTCGGCGGCGTTCTTGGAGCCATGCTCTCCCCAGCCGGCGGATTCGGCAAATTCATTCTTGTCGTCCTTGCATTCACGCTGTTGGCAAACATTTCCGGCACCATGTACGCAATTACGCTGAACTTCCAGACCCTCATCCCGTCGTTCCGCCTGCCGCGGTACATTTTCTCCGTTATCGTGACCGCCATTATCATTCCGATCGCGGTCAAGGCAGCACACGACTTCTTTTTGAGTCTCGAGAACTTCATTGCCCTCATCGGCTACTGGTCTGCGTCCTTCGTCGGAATCGTGGTCACCGAGCACTTTGTCTTTAGGCGCGGTGACTCCAAGCTCTATGAGGTTGCGGTGTGGGACGTGCCCTCCAAGCTGCCCCTGGGTATTGCTGCTATCGGCGCAGCTGTGTTGAGCTTTGGTCTCGTCGTTCCTTGTATTGCCCAGGTCTGGTTTACGGGTCCCATCGCGGTCTCGACAGGAGACATTGGCTTCGAGATTGCATTCTTCTTGAGCGCTGTCTTGTATGTGCCTCTGCGTTACGCCGAGAAGCACTACGCGGGACGGTAA